Genomic DNA from Verrucomicrobiota bacterium:
TTAATAACGCGCAAATCAGTGATCACTTTGCGATCATCCCAACGAATGCTCCTGCCAAGAGTTTGAATGCGGATGAGGCGAAATTATACGATATGATTGTCCGACGTTTTATCGCGGTATTCTATCCCGCCGCCGAGTTCGATGTAACAACCCGATTGTCCGTTGCCGCCCAGCATACCTTTAAAACCGAGGGTAAAGTATTGGCCTTTCCGGGATGGCTTTCTATTTATGGGAAAAGTGGAGAAGGCAGTGATAATTTACCTGCATTAAGTGCAGCCGACGGAAATCCTGCTTCTGCCAAAATAGTTTCCATAGATCTCAAAAAAGAATCAACCAAACCACCTCCACGTTATTCAGAAGCGACTTTGCTTTCTGCAATGGAGGGTGCCGGAAAGCTTCTGGATGATGAAGAATTGGTCGAAGCCATGAAGGAAAAAGGGCTGGGAACACCAGCTACCCGTGCCCAGATTATTGAGCACCTTTATGCGTTGAAATACATGGAGCGAGACGGGAAGGAAATCATTCCAACCGGCAAAGCTGAGAACCTTTTAAATTTCCTGGTAGCGCTCAAAGCCGAAACCCTAACGAGTCCTTCCTTAACAGGAGAATGGGAGCACCGCCTTCACCAAATCGAAGAAGGAACCCTTTCGCGCGAAGACTTCATGAAAGCGATCGCTGATCAAACCAAGGCGATTGTGGAAAGTGTCAAAAATTTCGGAGACGACGAAGAATCTTCATCCGAAATCGAGGTTGTAAGCCCAACCGACAACGAGAAGATGATGGAAAATTTCCGTTCCTATAAGTCCAAGGACGGGGCAGTCACCATATATAAAGTTATTGGAAACAGAAAGCTGACCCTCGAGGAACTCGATGAACTTCTAAAAGAAAAGAAGATTGGCCCACTCGAAGGATTTCGCTCGAAAGCGGGAAAACCCTATGTAGCCACCCTCGTTTTGTCAGACGAATGGGAAGTTAAATTCCAATTCGAAAACAGAAATGAAGATGAGGAATCAGGCGAGCCGCTAAACTTTGAAGAACTTCCAGTTGTAGGAACCTGTCCTGTTAACAACACTCCCGTGTTTGAGACGCCTAATGTTTATGGTTGCCGCGAGCGGCTTGAAAACGGCAACGGCGAAAACAAGGGATTCCGGATGAGTAAGAAGATCCTGGACCAGGAGATCTCGTCCGAGCAGGTAAAAAAGCTACTTGCAGAAGGAAAAACTGACAAACTGGACAAATTTATTTCCAAGCGAACCAAAAAACCATTTGCAGCATTTTTAGTTTTAAAGAAAAATGGTTCAGTTGGATTTGAATTTCCTCCACGACCGCCCAAGAAAAAAGCGGAAGAAAAACCGGCTAATACTACTGAATAGGCTGGTTCCTTTGACACCAATTATCGAATTTTAACCAGACCAACGATAACTCACAAAAACAGGCCAGAACATGCCCATTGCAACACCTAAACAATTCGCAGCAATGCTGGATGCAGCCCAAGAAGGCGGCTATGCATACCCAGCCATTAACTGCACATCCATCACGACTCTGAACGCGGCTTTCAAAGCATTTGCCGACAACAAATCGGATGGGATCATCCAATTCTCAACTGGAGCCGGACAGTTCGCCTCTGGTCTAAATCACGGTGACGCAGCCTATGGCTGTATCATTCTTGCAGAAGCAGCTCACCGCTTGGCTGAGCAGTACGATGTGCTCGTGGCTCTAAACACAGACCACTGCCAACCAGAAAAAGCAGCGAGCTTCTTGAAACCGCTTATCGCAGCAACCGCCCTAAGACGTGCGAAGGGAGAAAACAATCTTTTCCAAAATCACATGCTGGATGCCTCAGGCCTTCCACTGACAGATAATATGACGATCTCCCAGGAATACCTTAAACTTTGCGTTGAGAATGAAATCATACTGGAAGTTGAAGCCGGCGTTGTAGGTGGAGAAGAGGATGGAGCGTCTGGATCCGATGATACTCCTGAAGAGCACCTTTACACCACGGCAGAAGACATGGTCGCAGTGCATGAAGCCCTGGCCTCCATCGGCCGGTTTACCTTC
This window encodes:
- a CDS encoding DNA topoisomerase III produces the protein MKSLIIAEKPSVARDLAAALGKVPKNGDWYENDEYVISSAIGHLVELFMPEDIDTKLKFWSLKSLPIVPDKFELKPITRTKAKYQELKKLLGRKDVDLVINACDAGREGELIFTYIIDLAKCKKPVKRLWLSSMTVTAIKEAFKNLRDGEAMLPLQHAARCRSESDWLIGINGTRAITKRMFGSRAGQVATVGRVQTPTLAIIMERELEIRNFIPRDFWRITGNFGISEGQYEGVYQKPNWNKSDDGLDKVDRIWDAPTAEQIVEAVKQSPVAEVTEKKKRTSQIAPRLFDLTSLQREANNRFGFGAARTLSLAQALYERHKMLTYPRTDSKALPEDYIPTVKDTLANLSGEFQGHAQKALQNNWIKPDKRIFNNAQISDHFAIIPTNAPAKSLNADEAKLYDMIVRRFIAVFYPAAEFDVTTRLSVAAQHTFKTEGKVLAFPGWLSIYGKSGEGSDNLPALSAADGNPASAKIVSIDLKKESTKPPPRYSEATLLSAMEGAGKLLDDEELVEAMKEKGLGTPATRAQIIEHLYALKYMERDGKEIIPTGKAENLLNFLVALKAETLTSPSLTGEWEHRLHQIEEGTLSREDFMKAIADQTKAIVESVKNFGDDEESSSEIEVVSPTDNEKMMENFRSYKSKDGAVTIYKVIGNRKLTLEELDELLKEKKIGPLEGFRSKAGKPYVATLVLSDEWEVKFQFENRNEDEESGEPLNFEELPVVGTCPVNNTPVFETPNVYGCRERLENGNGENKGFRMSKKILDQEISSEQVKKLLAEGKTDKLDKFISKRTKKPFAAFLVLKKNGSVGFEFPPRPPKKKAEEKPANTTE
- the fbaA gene encoding class II fructose-bisphosphate aldolase, with the translated sequence MPIATPKQFAAMLDAAQEGGYAYPAINCTSITTLNAAFKAFADNKSDGIIQFSTGAGQFASGLNHGDAAYGCIILAEAAHRLAEQYDVLVALNTDHCQPEKAASFLKPLIAATALRRAKGENNLFQNHMLDASGLPLTDNMTISQEYLKLCVENEIILEVEAGVVGGEEDGASGSDDTPEEHLYTTAEDMVAVHEALASIGRFTFAATFGNVHGHYKPGAVKLRPDILKEGQAAVTSKYGSEAEFDLVFHGGSGSKLSEIRETLDYGVIKMNIDTDTQYAFTRPIVDHMFKNYDGVMMIDGEIGNKKAYDPRGYLKKGEAAMAARIGRGCEDLLSVGKTIFGQV